A genomic segment from Anopheles maculipalpis chromosome X, idAnoMacuDA_375_x, whole genome shotgun sequence encodes:
- the LOC126560887 gene encoding CKLF-like MARVEL transmembrane domain-containing protein 4, with the protein MMAETVVTVETPNRNATGTPAATPAAGQAQAKPESNLNWLKFNTQYFITIPGILKIVQVVFGIICMACASPALIGGTHFFLFAVVTFFIATLLWTFVYLLGIREVLNLPINWILTELINTAIATLLYFIAFIVQLASWSNLYGRGRGSNIAAGVFGLFNFLAYAAGTYFLYVEHRSAGV; encoded by the exons atgatggccgaaACGGTAGTGACGGTGGAGACACCGAACCGCAACGCAACTGGCACACCGGCGGCAACTCCGGCGGCGGGCCAGGCACAGGCCAAGCCGGAATCCAATCTCAACTGGCTGAAGTTCAACACGCAGTACTTCATCACCATCCCGGGCATATTGAAGATCGTACAGGTG GTGTTCGGCATCATCTGCATGGCGTGCGCCTCGCCAGCTCTAATCGGTGGCACTCACTTCTTCCTGTTTGCGGTCGTCACCTTCTTCATTGCCACGCTGCTCTGGACGTTCGTCTATCTGCTCGGCATCCGTGAGGTCCTAAACCTGCCGATCAACTGGATACTGACG GAGCTGATCAATACGGCGATCGCGACACTGCTGTACTTCATCGCCTTCATCGTGCAGCTGGCTTCCTGGTCGAACTTGTACGGGCGCGGGCGCGGCTCCAACATTGCAGCCGGT gtgtttggtttgttcaACTTCCTCGCGTACGCGGCCGGCACGTACTTCCTGTACGTGGAGCACCGATCGGCCGGCGTGTAA